From Bacillus sp. Bos-x628, the proteins below share one genomic window:
- a CDS encoding DUF881 domain-containing protein yields MRGKTVIFSIVMLVLGFLISFSYQYTKQHQADVNRTEQWKKEYSLKSQLAKQEKANQKLEKELYSLQSKVQATESNLKNKKEKYFNVLEDVEKYRMFTGEIGVKGKGVKVSLEDASYIPSGQNVNNYIVHESHIFNVINELFISGASAVAVNGQRITHQSYIHCNGPVVIVDGVQHPAPFVISAIGDPTVLIPALNIAGGAVDQLTSDHISVTIEKKDIHMKPLLRSKD; encoded by the coding sequence TTGAGAGGCAAAACTGTCATTTTCTCTATTGTGATGCTTGTTCTTGGGTTTCTGATTTCTTTTTCGTATCAATATACAAAGCAACATCAAGCGGATGTCAATCGAACAGAACAATGGAAGAAAGAATATTCATTAAAAAGTCAGCTGGCAAAGCAAGAAAAAGCAAATCAGAAGCTCGAAAAAGAACTGTACAGCCTCCAATCAAAAGTCCAAGCGACAGAATCGAATTTAAAGAATAAAAAAGAGAAGTATTTCAATGTTTTGGAAGATGTTGAGAAATACCGAATGTTTACAGGTGAAATTGGTGTGAAAGGAAAAGGCGTAAAAGTATCTCTTGAAGATGCGTCTTATATCCCAAGTGGACAAAATGTCAATAATTACATTGTTCATGAGAGTCACATTTTTAATGTTATAAACGAATTATTTATATCAGGTGCATCTGCTGTTGCCGTTAATGGACAAAGAATCACTCACCAATCTTACATACATTGTAACGGACCAGTCGTCATAGTTGACGGAGTCCAGCATCCGGCGCCATTTGTCATTTCTGCTATCGGGGATCCCACTGTATTAATACCTGCCTTAAATATTGCAGGTGGGGCGGTTGATCAGCTGACAAGTGATCACATTTCAGTGACCATTGAAAAAAAGGATATTCATATGAAGCCTCTTTTAAGAAGCAAAGATTAA
- a CDS encoding cell division protein FtsQ/DivIB, with translation MRPDHENEKIVNIEERIPKIKEQRKQKANRRLISFILLFFIMVLIIIYLQTPISKVSSLTITGNEHVSTKQLVKLSQIKEGETEFWNLNKDLTADHIKQNKLIKDVTIKKHFPNKVSIAVKEYANIAYLQKGNLYYELLENGTVLPDEVTPSDAGPIFVDWDNKEKLKQTVKSLNQLPASIQELISEVYYVPTSSNQWLVKFYMNDGYTVIASIKTFAEKMKTYPSIVKELSRSDQGIIHMEVATYFEAFKSKKKEDER, from the coding sequence ATGCGGCCTGATCATGAAAATGAAAAGATCGTCAATATAGAAGAGCGAATTCCTAAAATTAAAGAACAAAGAAAACAGAAAGCCAATCGGAGACTGATCTCTTTTATTCTGCTGTTTTTCATCATGGTTTTAATTATTATTTATTTACAAACACCCATCAGTAAAGTTTCTTCTTTAACCATCACAGGTAACGAGCATGTGTCAACAAAACAGCTTGTTAAGCTCTCACAAATTAAAGAAGGCGAAACAGAGTTTTGGAATCTCAACAAAGATTTAACAGCAGACCATATTAAACAAAACAAACTGATTAAAGATGTCACCATTAAAAAACATTTCCCAAATAAGGTAAGTATTGCAGTAAAAGAATATGCAAATATTGCGTATCTTCAAAAAGGAAATCTATACTATGAACTTCTTGAAAATGGAACAGTCTTACCAGATGAGGTAACGCCAAGTGATGCAGGTCCCATTTTTGTTGATTGGGACAACAAAGAGAAACTAAAACAGACAGTAAAATCTCTTAATCAACTGCCAGCTTCTATTCAGGAACTCATTTCTGAAGTATATTATGTGCCGACAAGTTCAAATCAGTGGCTCGTTAAATTTTATATGAATGACGGTTATACAGTCATTGCATCGATTAAAACATTTGCAGAGAAAATGAAAACATATCCATCAATTGTTAAAGAACTTTCTCGTTCTGATCAAGGCATTATTCATATGGAAGTAGCCACGTATTTTGAAGCTTTCAAATCTAAGAAAAAGGAAGATGAACGTTGA
- a CDS encoding DUF881 domain-containing protein produces MRKKKPLLSLTVLMMIFGVMVSIQFNSLQKPKIRDTRDVWELREDLSASKSKELELLKEIDKYDEMLKKYRNQEDQSKEAQLKQTLKDLKEKAGFTEVTGEGIELEITQLFSKDLTGEEVKNIPPDLLKKLMNEANMYGAKYISINDHRVINTSVIRDINGSTKMDGYSLDGDIVNIKMISQQADKLYSRLNVSDIGDLFAQENFSLSISHPKKKIHLKANDGAIQLNELKPLDDVKEGKF; encoded by the coding sequence TTGAGAAAAAAGAAGCCTTTACTGAGTTTGACAGTCTTAATGATGATATTTGGCGTGATGGTCTCAATCCAATTTAACTCATTACAAAAACCTAAAATTCGTGACACGCGAGATGTTTGGGAACTAAGAGAGGATTTATCTGCGTCTAAAAGTAAAGAATTGGAATTACTAAAAGAAATCGACAAATATGATGAGATGCTGAAAAAGTATAGAAATCAAGAAGATCAATCAAAAGAAGCTCAATTGAAGCAGACATTAAAGGATTTGAAAGAAAAGGCCGGTTTTACAGAGGTGACAGGAGAAGGCATTGAACTTGAAATCACGCAACTGTTTTCCAAGGATCTTACAGGAGAAGAAGTGAAAAATATCCCGCCCGACCTTTTAAAAAAATTAATGAACGAAGCCAATATGTATGGAGCAAAGTATATTTCCATCAATGACCACCGAGTAATTAACACAAGTGTTATTAGAGATATTAATGGTTCGACCAAAATGGATGGCTACAGCTTAGATGGTGACATAGTCAATATTAAAATGATTAGTCAACAGGCTGATAAGCTGTATAGCAGATTAAATGTATCAGATATTGGTGATTTGTTCGCTCAGGAAAATTTCAGCTTGAGTATCAGCCATCCGAAGAAAAAAATCCACTTAAAAGCAAACGATGGTGCAATTCAATTAAACGAGTTAAAGCCTCTTGATGATGTAAAGGAGGGAAAATTTTAA
- the ftsA gene encoding cell division protein FtsA encodes MNNNEIYVSLDIGTSNIKVIVGEMADDSLNIIGVGNVPSEGLKKGSIVDIDETVHSIRQAFEQAERMVGFPLQKAIVGINGNHIHIQNTSGVVAVSSENKEIHVEDVRRVLDAAQVVSIPQEHLVVDVIPRQFIVDGRDEITDPKKMLGVRLEVDGSLITGSKTILHNWLRCVERAGIEIMDICLQPLASGSAALSKDEKNLGVALVDIGGGSTTISVFKNGHLYSTHTIPLGGENITKDLSIGLRTSTEEAERIKKEFGHAFYDEASPDETFEVSVIGTDQKQTYTQLEAANIIEARLEEILLFVAEELRNMGVHDLPGGFVLTGGQAAIPGILSLAQTVLQNNVRIASPNYIGVREPQYMTGVGLIHFAYRNAKIQGRQVGFQMPDEAFHEVGASMEPVSSSAQVKEVQPRPKVKQKAQQETNKKQGRMKKLFNMFWE; translated from the coding sequence ATGAACAACAATGAAATTTACGTCAGCCTTGACATCGGTACATCCAATATAAAAGTCATCGTCGGAGAAATGGCGGATGATTCGCTTAACATTATAGGTGTTGGAAATGTCCCTTCAGAAGGGTTAAAAAAAGGATCGATTGTTGATATAGATGAGACAGTTCATTCTATTAGACAAGCATTTGAACAGGCTGAGAGAATGGTAGGTTTTCCTTTACAAAAGGCAATTGTCGGAATTAACGGAAACCACATTCATATTCAGAATACAAGCGGCGTTGTCGCAGTATCTAGTGAAAACAAAGAAATACATGTTGAGGATGTGAGACGCGTCTTAGATGCTGCACAAGTAGTATCTATTCCTCAAGAACATCTCGTTGTAGACGTGATTCCAAGACAATTTATCGTCGATGGAAGAGATGAAATCACAGACCCGAAAAAAATGCTCGGTGTTCGGCTTGAGGTGGATGGATCGTTAATTACAGGCTCTAAAACGATTCTACATAACTGGCTCCGGTGTGTAGAGCGAGCTGGAATCGAAATTATGGATATTTGCTTACAGCCACTCGCATCGGGGTCAGCAGCATTATCAAAAGATGAAAAAAATCTAGGAGTAGCTCTTGTCGATATTGGCGGAGGATCTACAACCATATCCGTATTTAAAAACGGGCATCTCTATTCTACTCACACTATCCCTTTGGGCGGAGAGAACATTACAAAGGATTTGTCTATAGGACTTAGAACTTCCACAGAAGAAGCTGAACGGATTAAAAAAGAATTTGGACATGCGTTCTATGATGAAGCATCGCCTGATGAAACATTTGAAGTTTCCGTCATCGGGACAGATCAAAAACAGACGTATACACAACTTGAAGCGGCAAATATTATCGAGGCGCGCTTGGAAGAAATCCTGTTGTTTGTTGCAGAGGAGTTAAGAAATATGGGGGTTCATGATCTGCCTGGCGGATTTGTTCTAACAGGTGGACAGGCAGCCATTCCAGGTATCCTTTCTCTTGCACAAACAGTCTTGCAAAATAATGTAAGGATTGCAAGTCCTAATTATATCGGGGTAAGAGAGCCTCAATATATGACAGGGGTGGGTCTTATCCATTTTGCTTACCGCAATGCAAAGATTCAGGGCAGGCAGGTTGGTTTTCAAATGCCGGATGAGGCGTTTCATGAAGTCGGTGCGTCCATGGAGCCGGTTTCTTCTTCAGCACAAGTGAAAGAAGTGCAGCCAAGACCGAAAGTGAAACAAAAAGCACAACAAGAGACAAATAAAAAACAGGGCAGAATGAAAAAACTATTTAATATGTTCTGGGAATAG
- a CDS encoding small basic family protein: MWLPVLGLIIGVAIGFLTNFTIPNEYSNYLSLAVLAALDTLIGGIRAHLQGAYDELVFVSGFFFNIILAISLAFLGVHLGVDLYLVGMFAFGVRLFQNIAVIRRILLTKWTISREKEKK, translated from the coding sequence ATGTGGCTTCCTGTCCTTGGTTTAATCATAGGAGTTGCGATTGGTTTTTTAACGAATTTTACGATACCAAATGAGTATTCTAATTATCTTTCTCTCGCTGTACTTGCTGCGCTTGATACATTAATTGGTGGAATTCGAGCACATCTGCAAGGGGCATACGATGAACTTGTGTTTGTATCAGGCTTCTTCTTTAATATTATACTCGCAATAAGTTTAGCTTTTCTGGGCGTCCATCTTGGTGTAGACTTGTATTTAGTCGGAATGTTTGCGTTCGGCGTAAGATTGTTTCAAAATATAGCAGTAATTCGAAGAATTTTACTAACAAAATGGACAATTTCTAGAGAAAAAGAAAAAAAGTGA